The Heterodontus francisci isolate sHetFra1 chromosome 14, sHetFra1.hap1, whole genome shotgun sequence nucleotide sequence TGAAAACTGTTGGCATGTGGACAAGCAATTGGAGGACTGAATGCCCATAGTACTGTATTGTAATATGTGTAATAACCTGTAGGAGAGTGGGGTGAGGAGGGATCTGTAAATGTTATCCACCAGGATATTTGGATAATATGATAAACCATCAGAGTGACGGGTTAACATTTCTGTAAAACTTGATGATGGCACGGTATATAGTCGTCATGTGATCTTATAGAATCACTCCATCACATGTCTGCTGGTTATTCCTGTCAGAATATGTACTATCTGTAGGGGTTTTGTTTTTCTCCCCTCCATCATCCAAACATATAAGATTAACAACCACCACAATCTTCAAAGAATCATTTGAAGTTGATAACTGAAGCTTTCTTAACTCTCTCTTCAATGTAGTGATAGTATTGAGATAAAAACCAACTGGCAAACTGCTCACTTTcaaaataattggattgtgatgaaTGATGAGGTGTAGCACTGTGGAGCAATTTGGATATTTCTATTTGAATGTTGCATGGTTGGCTTTGTTTCTGTTGGTAAAGGTATATAACAGAGTCATTCAAATCCTAAGGTCCTCCGATTTGATGTCGATCTTATAATTTACCTTTAATGCTTGTGCTAGAGAAGGAGAAGAAAAACAATGACCCCGCTGGAAAGTTCATGGTTGTAGATGTTGGATAAGGACAAAGTCAGGTGATAGAGGGTCTGGCTTGGTCCATGGTTGAATAGCCTGTCAATACTGACTGTCTTACCTCATGCATGTACAGAATGGTCATTTAGTTGGAAGGCTGGAATATATGGATGTACGCCACCACAAATTGATGTCTTTTGCAAAGGAGTGTGAAAATTTGGAGTGTAAGGTGATTGGGAAAATTGGTTGTATGTCGCAACTGCAATTGTACCAGGCATGTGGAGAGAATACGAGTGGTGTATCACTCTTGTTGGTGCTGTTTTTGCAAAGGCCATCTTCCTGGTAAAAAGTTGGAATCCTTTTTTCATCACGTCTTGGCATTTTTGGAAAAGAGGCAAGATGTATGTAAAACTAAAACTGAAGAGATCATTATTTAATCTCGCTGCTTGATGTATCCCCTCCCTAAACTTAAAATGTGATTGAAAATAAATCAGCAGAAAGTGTGCTTTCCTAGTCAATCTGATCTTGAATTTGATATTTTGCAGTTCTTCAGTTGTGCAGAGCAATGCATTTCAAGCTTTTAGAAGAGGCACCATCAAGTCGTGGGCAGGTTGATGAAGTCAAAAGAAGTGACAAAGAATTACTGATCTTCCCTTGGTTTGGAAGAGTGGCCAGTACTATTAAAAGAAGTGATCCACAGTATGGGTCTATACAGCAAGAAAACCTAATTAATTCACAGTTGAATTTAACCAGCAACAAAGGACCCTCCAAACCTCCATTTACATCAGAAGATATTGCTGAACTGAGCCCTGAGAGGAACTGCAGTCAGCATTACCAGAACAAGTCCAACCAAGATCATTTCAGGGATGACAACACCTGTTGTACTGATGATGAATGTGTAGCTGTCAATCACTTGAGCAGTCATTGCATAATTCCAAAAAATTCAATATCTCCAACAGAATGGAACAACATGGTGACTACTACAGAGGACTACAACTCTACTGATAGTGAAGAATGGGATGATTCAGAAGAAGATTCTGACACTCTGTACAGCAGTGATGATTCATTTAGTGATGAGAATGATCAGGAACTGAATGAAGTGCTCTGGAAATCTTTATTCACTGCAGACCCTTACAATCCTTTGAACTTCACAGCTTGTCTTACCAACTCTTGCACTAAAAGAAAAGTGTTTGTGGATTTGAATAAACAGGGTTTGGGAGAATGTGAGAATGGAAGAATCAACTTGACCAAAGTAAAATCATCAACATCACCGAAACCAATATTACCACAGACACATTTTAGACACTTTTGTAAACCTGGCACTGGAGAAACTGTCAGATTTTGTACATGGA carries:
- the ppp1r15b gene encoding protein phosphatase 1 regulatory subunit 15B isoform X2; this encodes MHFKLLEEAPSSRGQVDEVKRSDKELLIFPWFGRVASTIKRSDPQYGSIQQENLINSQLNLTSNKGPSKPPFTSEDIAELSPERNCSQHYQNKSNQDHFRDDNTCCTDDECVAVNHLSSHCIIPKNSISPTEWNNMVTTTEDYNSTDSEEWDDSEEDSDTLYSSDDSFSDENDQELNEVLWKSLFTADPYNPLNFTACLTNSCTKRKVFVDLNKQGLGECENGRINLTKVKSSTSPKPILPQTHFRHFCKPGTGETVRFCTWRKSEKSIKPEGECKEVEKAAVKKLRFSPVVEVHKMVSWSFASREARRGQWMQMAHDRARFLHRIQHTEQAIGYCLQKMHRKKIWERSLQANQNQGTCDPTHA
- the ppp1r15b gene encoding protein phosphatase 1 regulatory subunit 15B isoform X1, whose protein sequence is MVLVKHLYAEDSAALMTSVAGSLSVLWHYGLTLMTQFRDFLGLLIQFHTVLQLCRAMHFKLLEEAPSSRGQVDEVKRSDKELLIFPWFGRVASTIKRSDPQYGSIQQENLINSQLNLTSNKGPSKPPFTSEDIAELSPERNCSQHYQNKSNQDHFRDDNTCCTDDECVAVNHLSSHCIIPKNSISPTEWNNMVTTTEDYNSTDSEEWDDSEEDSDTLYSSDDSFSDENDQELNEVLWKSLFTADPYNPLNFTACLTNSCTKRKVFVDLNKQGLGECENGRINLTKVKSSTSPKPILPQTHFRHFCKPGTGETVRFCTWRKSEKSIKPEGECKEVEKAAVKKLRFSPVVEVHKMVSWSFASREARRGQWMQMAHDRARFLHRIQHTEQAIGYCLQKMHRKKIWERSLQANQNQGTCDPTHA